The genomic segment TTATAAATCTCTTCATAAGGGTCCCGATATATTTTATGAATAACATCATTTCTTATGCCATTGAATTTAATAATCATCTGGTATTCATTTTCTGATAGTTGAGATAATATGAATAAAACATGAGCAGATGTAACTAAGCTAATTTGATTTGAAATATCCCAAATTCCTGACATTTCGCTTTTATAGTCAATAGTTCCAGCAAGAATAAGTAACTCTCGTAATTTATTTTCGATCCAACCATGGAGAGTTTGAAGTGCTTCGATGAAATTACCAGTATTATATGCCCTCTGAGCATGTTCAGTTGGCCATTCTTCTATTCGAATAAATTCTTGTTGCATTAAGGGAATAATTATGTTAATTCCTAATTCTTAAAATTTATAATAATGGCCTATAACCAATTGATGCCATAAATTTAAATAAATCCAAAGCCAAATACAAATAACAGGAAGGAAATATTTTAGAAGGCAAAGGAGGATCAGGTAAGTTAAAGACCGGCTGACATCGTCAGCCGGTCTTTTGGGGTTGTCCATCTTCCGGTTAGAAGGGCAAATCTTCGCCTGCCACCGGGCCTAAAGCTGAAGCAACATCAGCTTGGGGAAGTGTTTCAGATTTTATAGCCGCGCTGTTAAAATTTCTCACTGTCCTGTCAACCTGTGAATTGGAGAAGACAAAAAGGATCGGAAAGTAGGAGAAACCTTCACCCGCTTTGTTGGTTTTGTCGACCTTCTTGCCCCAGATCATTTGGGCGGTTTCGCCTTTGCGAACGGAGTAACCGGCAGTTTGCCATTGTTCAAGGGTCATCCATACCTGGTTCTTTTTCTTGCCGGAGTAGAATTCCAACAGTGCATCATTCAGGTTGGCAGTCTTGATCTTGCCATTTTTTTGCAGTTCGGCCACATGAAAAGATTGTCGATTGTCGAATTTCGATGGTCGATGTTCGAAGATTTAAATCGAAATTCGAAAATCGGCCATTGACAATCGAGGCTATAGTCTAAATAACATATGAATTACAAACTGTTTTAAATAAAGGCCAAGCCTGGTTTGATACTAGAGCAGCGGTAGCAAACTCTTTGATTTTAAACTCCTTGTTTTTTATTTGCTCTAATACCATATACCAGCTCATATAATTTTGCAAGTATTTTGTCGATACACCATTAAATCTTCTTATCCAGTTCTTTAAACCACTCGTTGTTTGATTTACATTCTGTAGATGATAAATTTTATCCTTAACATATTGGCCTTTTCTTACATGGATTTGTTTATGCTTTAATCCTTTGTCTTTAGCATACCCTGTAAAGCTTCTATGACTATCCGTGCATACGGTAGCTTCTTTATCTAATCGGTCTCCAATTGCACTGTCAATGTCCGTCTTTCTGATCCTACCCCGCTTTATAACCTGAAGATCTTTATGCTTTTGCCTGTCACAAGTTACCAGTACAGTTACTTTGTCATGTGAAATTCCTTGCTGTATGTGATCATTACCTCTTTTCCTGGCCTCCCTCTCAAGGTTTCTGGAACCTTTTTCCGAATAGTTGAAGAAAATATCATCGATTTCACTAATCCCGGAAAATTCTTTCGGAGACAGTGAACGAAGCGAACTCAGAATTTTATGGCGCCAGTCAAAAGAAGTTTGTTTTGAAATCCCTGTTAGTTTAGCGCATTTTTCAAGGGAATATCCCTCAAACATATTCCTTACATAAATTGGCCATAAATGTTGTTTTTTAATCCAGGCTAAAGCCGTCCCCGTCCGTTCGCTAAAATTCTTTTTACAATCTTTGCATACGTATCGTTGAATAGCCTTAAGCTTGCCGTTTGCATAAATATTTTGGCTTTGACAATGAGGACAATAAGTCCCTTGAATTAGTGAAAGATCTTTCTTGATACCATGTATGCTTAAGTCTTCCCTAACCTGCTGAACTAAGTGATTCACAAAAAGTTGCTTTTCGACCTCTGTGAGATCTTTAAATGCCTGAATTAGTTCTTTATATGTATTCATCGATATTTTTTTGCTAAGATAACAATAATTCATATGTTATTTAGACTATAGCCACAATCGACAATTCCTTTGGTAGTGGGGCGAATTTTGCTGGCTTTAGGTCATCTTTCAGTGAAAGTGAATCCCGACAAAGTCGGGACTGTCAGACTTTCAATTTTCAAGGCGCTGCGCTTTTGAAAATTGAGTCTGACTAGTAAATCGAAGACCTGGCCATAGCATGCCGAGTCGGAACAGGAAGGTAATTCTTAGCTCCTGTTCCTCTCGGCATAACTGAAACTAAAAGAAAATTGCTTCGCATTTTCTTAAAGTTTCAGTATAAAAGGAGAATCACGAAAATACCTTCGCCCATGAAATTCGAAGACCGGGACGAGGCAGAAATGGCAAATAGTCAGTAGCAGGGAGAAGAACGGAAACAATTCATTACAGAAAATCGGCAAGAAAAGCTGCAGCCTGATCCTCACAGTGAAAAAAAGTAGCGGTAAGAGTGCTGCAAACGGATGGTCCTGCAGGATTTTAGGCAAAAAAAGACCAGGATGACTATAAACAGCTAAACAATGGTCTAATTGCAAGGACGTTTAATAGCAGATTTGGTAAAGAGGGATGAAGAAGAATTTGGGGAAGCTCTAATTCAACCGAGACTCTGTTTGATCACACAGGTCAAGGGAGGCGGAAATTAGCAAGGTAAATAAAACTAACGAGCCGATAAGATACCAGTTTACCGCTGGCCGGTAGCCATTTAACATACAGGTGGGCAGCTTGGATGCTCGGTAACTGAATAAGGTTTTGAATGAGCGATATTGGTTTTTTAGATTGATTATTAATAACGCATTTGTTTTGGAATTTGCGATATTATACTATAAATTTATGATTCTTAATTAATCCATAAGAAACCATTTCAAAAAACCAAAGACCATTAATTACTAAAAAATATTGATCACCAAGAACTTGGGTCAATAAATTTAAAAAGTTTTAGCTTAACACATACAGGTTATCAGAACCTAACCAAAGCAAATATTATTTAAATATATACCAACAAAAGGCAGTTAAATAATTTCACGTAAACATGTAAATTCCATTTTTATGAAAAACAAAATCTACAAAATCTGTTCCATGCTGATCATTTTGTTATCAGCTATGAATGCACGCAGTGAGGTAATCATTGGCATCTCAGACCCGTTTCAATTTGGGGATACATCTGTAACAATTCCGCTTTCACCCCTTGCCATTGTCATACCTATATTGATGATCGGGTTATACACTTACTGGCGCTACTTTCATATTAAAAGAAATGAGGCCGTATAATCACTTTTATACCGGACACAATGCCTGCATATGTGCCAGCAACTAAACCAAAAAAATTCATCATTAAAACCTATGACCATGAAAATAATTATTCTTTCTTTAGCTTTTTTCTCTGTCCTTAACTGGGCCTATGCCCAACCCGGCTCCATCACCAATATCCAGGTATCCCAGGGCGCCGGCGTAAATGAACGGGTGTTGGATATCCAATTCGATCTCACGGGCAGTGACGCCGCGTATGATATTTCACTGGAAGTAAGCTTTGATAATGGTGGCACGTATTTGCCCATTGACCCAAATGAGGTGACAGGCGCAAGCAATGTCGTCCCGGGTAACGGCATCCCGCTTATCTGGGATGGCCGGATCAGCTACGCCGGTTATTCCACGGATATTGCACGCATAAAGATCATTGCCACTGGAATCTGGCAATGCGGTAACCCCATCACTGACTCACGGGACGGTCAAAGTTACAATACTGTGCTAATCGGTACTCAATGCTGGATGAAAGAAAACCTGAATGTAGGAACGATGATCAATGAAAGCCAGGAGATGAGTGATAATGAAACGATTGAAAAATACTGCTATAATAATGATCCGGCAAATTGCAGTACTTATGGTGGACTCTACCAGTGGAACGAAATAATGCAATATACCACTACCCCAGGCACACAAGGCATTTGCCCAGACGGTTGGCATATCCCAATGGATGAGGAATGGACTGCCTTAACTAATTATTTAGGAGGAGCATCTGTGGCAGGTGGCAAAATGAAGGAAGCGGGATTTGTACACTGGTATCCACCGAATACAGGGGCAACCAACGAAAGTGGTTTCACAGCTCTTCCGGGGGGTTACCGCCCCACCGGTGGGAGCTTCGACTACCTAGGCACGCACGGCCACTGGTGGTCTTCTACGGATTACAGCGGGTCGACCGCCTGGCACCGGTACCTGGGCTACACTGACGCCGGTGCGCGCCGGTACTACTACTACAAGACGTACGGTTTTTCGTTGCGTTGCCTCCAGGACTGATTGGTTATCCCGACAAAGTCGGGACGGGCGAAGCCCGTTTGATTTATTTGATTATTTATCCCCGCAAAAGCGGGATCATCCCGCGTAGTGGGGGGGTATAGTTGTTTTTTTACTAAATCGGGAATTTAAGATTGATAAAGCAATAACGAAAACCAGCATCAGTACAAGCATCAAAGGTAGGCTGATTAACTTTTGCCATTATTTTTACTATTTAAAGTTTCAAGGGCGATTTCTTTTGCTTCTTTTTCTCCATCGCAAATATTGAAGAAAAAGAAGCCGGTGGTATTCAAACGCTGACAGGTCTTCGACCCTGTCAGGTTCGATTGCCAATCGACCTGTCAGTGTCCGACGAAGGAGGACCTGATAGCGTCCGATAGCAGACTAACCCTTCAGCGTTTGAAATTTATAGATTTATAAGCATCAGTAGCTTCAATGCTTCATAGGCATGCCCGGTCTGAAGGTAATTTAATGCCAGCCTGTTCAACTCGGTTGAGATATCTAAGGAAGTCTCGATTAATTCTTTAATTTCAGGATTTTCTTGAATAGCTCTTATTTCTTCTGCATTTGGTAAATTTTCCACGTTACCGAGCTGCCCCAGGTCATTTCCTGTGAGAACGCGGCTGTTGCGTATCTTCTCAGGCAGGGCATCAATCCCGATTCCCATCCGCTGCAATGGTTTTTCAACTTCAAAGAGCGCATCGCCGAATGCCCTGACATAGTAATCCTTACCCAGCCTGCCTACCAGCCTGATCTTCTGCTGGTCGATCATCCCGTCATCGCCAAGAATATCCTCATTGACGTGCATAATCAGGATCTCACAGATGATCAGGTTCGCTGCCCCTCCCCCGCTGCCGGTTTCAATAATATCCCTGACACGGCATTCCATTTGCACCGGGGACTCTTTAACCCTGAACGGTCGTACCAGTTCAGAAGGTAATTTAGAAAAACCTGCCTTAATGAATTCGTCGACGCCCGGCGGGTATTCCGTACTAGCCAGACTGGCCTGGTTGACCATATCATAGGTAACGACGTTAATTACAACTTCAGGTACACTCTTTGCATTCTCAAGCGTATTTTTTGTACTGTTATCGCGTCCCCGTCTCGAAGGGGAAAAGATGAGCGTAGTGGGGTTATACCCAAAGACATTAAAAAAGCTGAATGGGGAAAGGTTCGGATTCCCCCTGGCATCCACCGTACTGGCAAAAGCAATGGGACGCGGTGCGATGCTGCCAAGCAAGTACTGGTGCATTTTCGGATGGGGTGTCTCACCTGGGATAATTCGTAGCATATATTATCTTATTCCAAATTTCTAGTTTCAAATTTCAATTTTCATTTTGCCGGCAGGATTTGCATGCGGCATTCCCCGAATCCCACGCGAACACCATTCTTCTCTCCATAGCCATGCATCACCACCGAATCATAATCCTCAATAAAACTCCTTTTACTGCCATCCGGCATTGTAATGGGCTTTGTGCCTTTCCAGGCCAGTTCAAGCATGGATCCGAAAGAGTCTTCCCCAGGGCCGCTGATAGTGCCGGAAGCGCAGATATCACCCACTTCGACATTGCAGCCGTTCACGGTATGATGCGCCAGCATCTGGGAAAAGTTCCAGTATAAGTACTTCAGGTTGGAGATGCTTAAAATTGTCGATTGTCGATTGTCATTAACAGATCGCTGACCGCTGACCGCCGACCGCTGACTTCCCGGCTCAATAAAAACCTCAAGATTAATATCGAAATGCTTACTGCCATCATATTGCAAATATGGCAAAACTTTAGGCAACTGGAGAGGGCCGGGTGTCCTGAAGGGTTCCACGGCTTCAAGTGTAACTATCCAGGGTGAGATGACCGACCCGAAATTTTTACTTAGAAATGGACCTAGCGGAACGTATTCCCATTTCTGAATATCACGGGCCGACAAATCATTAAACAACACCAAACCAAATATATACTCTTCTGTTTCTGAAGTTTTGATTGAAGAGCCTAACTCGGAATTACGCCCGATGACAAATCCAATTTCCAGTTCAAAGTCGAGTTGTCCGCTTGGACCAAATACAGGTGATTCCTGGTCATCAGCCTTTGTTTGCCCCGAAGGACGATAGATAGGAGTTCCGCTGACGACAATTGAAGAGGCACGGCCATGATAACCAACCGGGAGATGTTTCCAGTTCGGCAAAAGTGCATTTTTGGGATCACGGAACATCACGCCGACATTGTAGGCATGCTGCTCACTGGCATAGAAATCAGTATAATTCCCCACTTTAACAGGCATGTGCATGGTCACAGATTCAATAGGATGCAAGGCCAATGCGCATGCTTCCTGGTTTGCCTTAAGGTCATCGTTCGTTTCAAGGAATAGTTCCCCGAGCCGGTTTCGTACTTTGCTGGTGACAAGCTTTCCAAGGGCAATGAATTCATTCAGGTAAGGTTGATAAAAGACAGTAAGGTCATCAATACCGAGATCATCGAAATATCCAAAATCGGCCAGAACGGAAAGGTCAACGACGGTATCTCCGATCCGGGTAGCAGGCCTTGGATCACTATTTCCGTGACTGAATATCCCGAATGGAATATTATAAATAGAAAAATCAGAATTATCCAGTATTGATATCCAGGATCTCATCATTTAAGTTCAAAGTTCAAAATAAAAATTCCAATTTTCAACTTTCAATTTTCAATTTTCAATGCTCAAAGCGTTCCTCTTTTTTCCTGCTCACGTTCAATGGATTCAAACAACGCCTTAAAGTTGCCTTTACCGAATGATTTTGCCCCTTTTCGCTGAATAATCTCATAGAACACTGTTGGCCTGTCTTCCACCGGCTTAGTGAAGATCTGGAGCAGGTAACCTTCGTCATCCCGGTCGATAAGGATATTCAGTTCTTTAAGCGGTTTAAGGTCCTCATCGATCTCCCCTACCCTTGAAAGCACATCTTCATAATAAATATCGGGGACATATAAGAATTCGACCCCTCTCCTTCTTAATTCACTGACAGTGCGAATAATATTATCCGTGGACATGGCGACATGCTGAACGCCAGGGCCCCGGTAAAAGTCGATATACTCCTCAATTTGTGATTTCTTTTTGCCTTCGGCTGGTTCATTCAGCGGGAATTTGATGCGCCCGTTACCATTTGCCATTACCTTCGACATCAGGGCGGTGTATTCAGTTGAAATGTCTTTGTCATCGAAAGAAACCAGTTGGGAAAATCCCATCACTTCAGCATAAAATTTAGCCCATTGGTTCATTTCTCCCCATCCCACGTTACCGACCATATGATCTACATACTTTAATCCCAATGGTTCTGCCCTGTATGTGGGCTCCCATTTAATGAATCCCGGAAGGAAAGGACCGTTATAATCTTTTCTCTCAACGAAGATATGAACGGTTTCACCATAAGTATGAATCCCTGACCTGACCACCCTGCCATTTTTATCCTCTTCAACAGCAGGCTGCATATAAGGTTTAGCGCCTCTTTTAACCGTTTCGTGGAAAGCGCCTGCAGCATCATCGACCCATAAAGCGATCACCTTTACCCCATCGCCATGCATTTTCACATGTTCACTGACCGGGGAATCAGGTACAAGTGATGTAGTAAATACAAACCGGATCTTATCCTGAACCAGCACATAGGAGGTTTTCTCCTTATCCCCTGTTTCAAGTCCTTTGTATGCCAATGGCTGAAACCCAAAAGCCAACTGATAATAGTAAGCAGCCTGTTTGGCATTTCCGACATAAAACTCAACATAATCGGTGCCGTTGATAGGCAGAAAGTCTTTATTCATGATGATTGAAATTTGAAAATCGAAATTTGAAAATCGAAATTTGAAATTTGAAATTAGGGAACAACATGTAAAGCTATTTTATTTAGTGCTGCTAATGAATGCATTAAGTTTAGGACCAAGTTCATTAATAAGTGATTCATATTCTTTAATGTCATCAAGATTAACAATTTTCCTTCTGATTAGTTTTCTTAACCATGTTTTTGTTTCCTCGAATGACCCTCGTGCATAACGGTAAAACAATTTTCTGTCACCAGGAGTAAATCTTCCATAACCTTCTGAAATATTTGCAGCTATACTATCTGAAGACCTAATAATTTGATAACCAATTGTTCGTTGAACTTTTTCCGGCCATTTATCAAAATCATTCCATATTTTATCAGAAAACTTTTCAGAAAGAATGTAAACATCCAACTCAACCAACCTCTTCATTTTTCCCCTCTTTCTTTCTAACCCAAATTTCCATTTTCCAATTTCAAAATCACTCAGCCCCAATTTCTATTTTCAAATTTCTAATTTCACTCTATCCAACTTTTATAGTACTCTCCATCCTCAATATCCAATGCTTGTTTAGTAATTTTCAGCGGCCGGAAAGTATCGACCATCACAGCCAGTTCATGGGTTTCCTTTTGTCCCAGGCTTTTTTCAACAGTACCTGGATGTGGCCCGTGCGGTATGCCGATCGGGTGAAGGGTGATCTGGCCTCTCTCTACATGTTTCCGGCTCATGAATTCTCCATCGACATAGTATAACACCTCATCGGAATCAACATTACTGTGATTATAGGGTATTGGTATTGAAAGCGGGTGATAATCATACATGCGGGGAACAAAAGCACAGGTTACAAAATTGTTGGCTTCGAAGGTTTGATGGACAGGAGGCGGCTGATGAATGCGCCCGGTAATAGGCTCGAAATCGTGTATTGATAAGGCATAAGGATAATGATAGCCATCCCAGCCAACGACATCAAAGGGATGCGATGCGTAATGATATGGATAGATCATATCCTGCTTCTTTATCAGTACAACGAAATCGCCTTTTTCATCATGAGTTTCCAGATCTTGTGGCTTGCGGATGTCCCGCTCATAGTATGGCGCATGCTCCAAAAGCTGCCCGACGCGGTTAACATATTTTTTTGGAAACCGGAACGGGCTGAATGATTCGACAATAAACAGCCGGTTATCTTCTGTTTTGAACTCAAGCTGATAAATAGTACCTCTTGGGATGATCAGATGGTCGCCATACCCGAAAGAAAGATTGCCATACATCGTTTTTAAAACTCCTTCACCTTCATGGACAAAGATCATCTCATGCGCATCAGAATTTTTAAAGTAATATTCCTTCCGCTCAAGTGAGTTCTGAGTTTTGAGTTCTGAGTTCTGAGTTTTTCCTGACTTCTGCCTACTGTCAACTGTCAACTGCCCACTTCCCCATGCCTCAGGCGCTGCCAAAATGATATAGCAGTCATCATTAACCAAAACCGGCTTCCTGCTCTTCAGGTAATCGCTTTCAGGGTTTACTTTGAATCCCTGGAAGCTGCGGTGTTGCATGTTCTTGGCAATGGCTATTTCAGGAGCGATTGAAAAAGGTTCATCAATTTTTGTAACCAGGGTCGGAGGATAGTTGTGGTAGACCAGCGAATATTCGGCAGAAAAACCTTCCGTTGAGACAAGTTGCTCGGCATACAGGTTCCCATCCGGTTTGCGGAACTGGATATGGCGTTTGGGTGGTATATTCCCGAGTTTATGGTAATGTGGCATGTAGGCTTATTTAGAATGGTTTTAAAGTTCAGACAAAGATAAAGATTTGCTGAGAATAATATCAACTTTTTGAGATGTAAAAAGTAGTCCCACCGTTCCACTGTTTCACTATTTCACCGTTCCACTGTCTCACTGTTCCAGGCTAACAGGAACACGGAGTGCAGCCCTTTTGATGTCAGGTATTCCCTGAATAGCTTCAGTGAAACGTTCTTAAATCTGCGGGCCATTACTAAGCCGGTAAGGAAACGGAATGGTCAATTTTTCTGAAGGGATAATTGTTGAATATCCTGCTGAAATTATCATTTTCCTCCAGAAGTTGGCTGATTTGGGGTGGGACCATAGGTTTAAATTTGCTCTTTTTTATCGTCCAACCTAAACGCCTCAGCTCCTCAGTGAAAGTCTTTTTATGGGTAGTGTAAAGTAAAAATTCCCCAAGGCATACTTTAAACGACTCGAAGGCTTCTTCTTCATTATTACCGTAACCGCTTACATCAAGCGCCGGGCAATAGACTACCTGAGCGCCTCCCTCTTCAAAGATTATAAAGGGAAGGTTAATGCTTATTTCCTGGTTGCTGCTACTCCAGGTTCCCTTGAATTGTCCTTCCGGTGTCATAAAAAGCGTGTAAAAAGTTTATTGGCGAAATGATATAACGATTTCCGTTATAACCTTGTTATGCATTTGTGAGCAAAATTAACATTTTTAAATCACACCTATATATAATGCAATTTTTTATAGAAAGCAATTAAAACAACCGCCCGATTCCGGGCGGATTTGCCATTACTTCATTATATAACAGCCTTATTTGCTCCCTGGTACAAATCTTCGTGTTAGGATCCCAAACCCATTGCGGATATTCATTTGCCAGGCTCTGAATGCCTGGTCGGCCGTTGAGCAACGCTTG from the Bacteroidales bacterium genome contains:
- a CDS encoding homogentisate 1,2-dioxygenase, whose protein sequence is MPHYHKLGNIPPKRHIQFRKPDGNLYAEQLVSTEGFSAEYSLVYHNYPPTLVTKIDEPFSIAPEIAIAKNMQHRSFQGFKVNPESDYLKSRKPVLVNDDCYIILAAPEAWGSGQLTVDSRQKSGKTQNSELKTQNSLERKEYYFKNSDAHEMIFVHEGEGVLKTMYGNLSFGYGDHLIIPRGTIYQLEFKTEDNRLFIVESFSPFRFPKKYVNRVGQLLEHAPYYERDIRKPQDLETHDEKGDFVVLIKKQDMIYPYHYASHPFDVVGWDGYHYPYALSIHDFEPITGRIHQPPPVHQTFEANNFVTCAFVPRMYDYHPLSIPIPYNHSNVDSDEVLYYVDGEFMSRKHVERGQITLHPIGIPHGPHPGTVEKSLGQKETHELAVMVDTFRPLKITKQALDIEDGEYYKSWIE
- a CDS encoding flavin reductase family protein encodes the protein MLRIIPGETPHPKMHQYLLGSIAPRPIAFASTVDARGNPNLSPFSFFNVFGYNPTTLIFSPSRRGRDNSTKNTLENAKSVPEVVINVVTYDMVNQASLASTEYPPGVDEFIKAGFSKLPSELVRPFRVKESPVQMECRVRDIIETGSGGGAANLIICEILIMHVNEDILGDDGMIDQQKIRLVGRLGKDYYVRAFGDALFEVEKPLQRMGIGIDALPEKIRNSRVLTGNDLGQLGNVENLPNAEEIRAIQENPEIKELIETSLDISTELNRLALNYLQTGHAYEALKLLMLINL
- a CDS encoding ArdC family protein; protein product: MAELQKNGKIKTANLNDALLEFYSGKKKNQVWMTLEQWQTAGYSVRKGETAQMIWGKKVDKTNKAGEGFSYFPILFVFSNSQVDRTVRNFNSAAIKSETLPQADVASALGPVAGEDLPF
- a CDS encoding four helix bundle protein, whose protein sequence is MGLSDFEIGKWKFGLERKRGKMKRLVELDVYILSEKFSDKIWNDFDKWPEKVQRTIGYQIIRSSDSIAANISEGYGRFTPGDRKLFYRYARGSFEETKTWLRKLIRRKIVNLDDIKEYESLINELGPKLNAFISSTK
- the fahA gene encoding fumarylacetoacetase; translated protein: MMRSWISILDNSDFSIYNIPFGIFSHGNSDPRPATRIGDTVVDLSVLADFGYFDDLGIDDLTVFYQPYLNEFIALGKLVTSKVRNRLGELFLETNDDLKANQEACALALHPIESVTMHMPVKVGNYTDFYASEQHAYNVGVMFRDPKNALLPNWKHLPVGYHGRASSIVVSGTPIYRPSGQTKADDQESPVFGPSGQLDFELEIGFVIGRNSELGSSIKTSETEEYIFGLVLFNDLSARDIQKWEYVPLGPFLSKNFGSVISPWIVTLEAVEPFRTPGPLQLPKVLPYLQYDGSKHFDINLEVFIEPGSQRSAVSGQRSVNDNRQSTILSISNLKYLYWNFSQMLAHHTVNGCNVEVGDICASGTISGPGEDSFGSMLELAWKGTKPITMPDGSKRSFIEDYDSVVMHGYGEKNGVRVGFGECRMQILPAK
- a CDS encoding IS1595 family transposase is translated as MNTYKELIQAFKDLTEVEKQLFVNHLVQQVREDLSIHGIKKDLSLIQGTYCPHCQSQNIYANGKLKAIQRYVCKDCKKNFSERTGTALAWIKKQHLWPIYVRNMFEGYSLEKCAKLTGISKQTSFDWRHKILSSLRSLSPKEFSGISEIDDIFFNYSEKGSRNLEREARKRGNDHIQQGISHDKVTVLVTCDRQKHKDLQVIKRGRIRKTDIDSAIGDRLDKEATVCTDSHRSFTGYAKDKGLKHKQIHVRKGQYVKDKIYHLQNVNQTTSGLKNWIRRFNGVSTKYLQNYMSWYMVLEQIKNKEFKIKEFATAALVSNQAWPLFKTVCNSYVI
- the hppD gene encoding 4-hydroxyphenylpyruvate dioxygenase; the encoded protein is MNKDFLPINGTDYVEFYVGNAKQAAYYYQLAFGFQPLAYKGLETGDKEKTSYVLVQDKIRFVFTTSLVPDSPVSEHVKMHGDGVKVIALWVDDAAGAFHETVKRGAKPYMQPAVEEDKNGRVVRSGIHTYGETVHIFVERKDYNGPFLPGFIKWEPTYRAEPLGLKYVDHMVGNVGWGEMNQWAKFYAEVMGFSQLVSFDDKDISTEYTALMSKVMANGNGRIKFPLNEPAEGKKKSQIEEYIDFYRGPGVQHVAMSTDNIIRTVSELRRRGVEFLYVPDIYYEDVLSRVGEIDEDLKPLKELNILIDRDDEGYLLQIFTKPVEDRPTVFYEIIQRKGAKSFGKGNFKALFESIEREQEKRGTL